Within the Thermococcus peptonophilus genome, the region TCTCTAAATTCATCACTGAGCTCTTCCATGAAGCTCTCCACGAGCCTGCACGGTGGACAGCCCGGAATTGAAAACCAAAGCACAACCTTTCCATTGGTAAAGTCAGCCTTCCCGTCGTACTCCACTATCACACCAACACCTCCTTTTTGCGCTCAAAAATGAAAGGGCGTCAAACCTTAACGCGCTTGAGCATGAGGGAGTTAGTAACTACGCTCACGCTACTGAAGCTCATTGCTCCGGCTGCCCACTCGGGTCTGAATGTAACTCCGAAGAGCACGTACGCAAGCCCCGCGGCGAAGGGAATCAGTATGGTGTTGTAGAACATGGCCCAGAAGATGTTCTGCTTTATCTTTGATATTGTCTTCTGGCTGAGCTTTATGGCCCTCACAACATCCCTCGGGTCGTTCCTGACCAGCACTATATCTCCGCTTTCCATCGCTATGTCCGTGGCATTTCCAACGGCTATGCCAACATCCGCCTGAGCCAGAGCAGGAGCGTCGTTAATTCCATCGCCAACGAATACCACTACTTCTCCTTTCTCTTGGAGCTTCTTGACCTCGTTAGCCTTATCGCCTGGAAGCACCTCTGCTAGAATGTAATCCACGCCGAGGGCCTTTCCTATAGCTTCAGCGGTCCTCCTGTTGTCTCCTGTTATCATGCCGACCTTTTTGCCCATCCGATGGAGTGTCTCGATGGCCTCCATGGCGCCTTCCTTTATCGTGTCCGCTATGGCAATGATTCCCTCAACCTTACCGTCTATCGCAACCACTATAGCTGTCTTCCTCTCGCTCTCAAGTCTCTGGATGGTCTCTTCAACGTTCTCAAGGCTTATGCCGTTCTCGACCATGAGCCTCCTGTTTCCAGCAAGGACTTCCTTTCCGCGGACTTTAGCTTTAACGCCCTTCCCGGTTACTGCCTCGAATTCGTCGGGTTCTTCCATCTCGATTTCGAGCTCCTCAGCCTTCCTCACGATTGCCTCACCTAAGGGATGCTCGGAGCGCTTTTCGGCTGAAGCGACAAGTTCCAAAAGCTCCCTTTCGCCCACATCGAAGGTTATAACATCGGTAACCTCGGGCTTCCCCTTTGTCAGCGTCCCCGTCTTGTCGAAGAGCACAACCGTTGCCTTCCTCGCTATCTCAAGGGCCTCACCGTTCTTGATGAGTATTCCGAGCTCGGCCCCCTTGCCTATCCCAACGGTTAAAGCCGTTGGCGTCGCCAGGCCAAAGGCACAGGGACACGCTATGACCAGAACGCTCAGGAAGGCCGTGAAGGCAAACACCACCGGTTTGCCTGCTATAAAGTACCAGTAGGCGAAGGAGAGGAGGGCTATCGTGAGCACAGCCGGGATGAAGTACGTCACGACAGTGTCCGCCAGCCTCTGAACAGGGGGTTTTGTGTTCTGGGCTTCCTCGACCAGTTTTATTATCTGTGCTAGGAGCGTGTCCCTTCCAACCCTCTCGGCTCGCACCTTGAGGATGGAGTTCCTGTTTATCGTCCCGCTTATTACATTCTCCCCGCTCTTCTTGAGAACAGGAGTAGGCTCGCCCGTGATCATGGACTCGTCAACGTAGCTCTCACCCTCAAGGACGATTCCATCAACTGGAATCCTCTCGCCGGGCTTGACTATGACGATGTCGCCAACTTTCACCTCACTTATCGGAACCTCGATCTCCTCTCCGTCT harbors:
- a CDS encoding heavy metal translocating P-type ATPase, which translates into the protein MEISLKVNGMTCAMCVKTIETALRELQGVKDARVNLGTETVLVSFDESEVGLNQIIRTIEDVGYTVVRERKDVVVKIGGMTCAMCVKTVENAIKKLSGVLDVSVNLATESARVSYNPALVTIDDIKRAVESVGYEFLSVEGEESHDIEKEVRERHIMEMKRSLEVAWGIGIPLFLSMQLKRFGIEVEGLIYLQFLLATIAIAYAGRGIFKKAYSSLRHKTLNMEVMYAMGIGSAYLTSVLATLGVIPREFNFYEASVLLMAFLLLGRFLEVRAKGRTSEAIKKLMGLQAKKALVLRDGEEIEVPISEVKVGDIVIVKPGERIPVDGIVLEGESYVDESMITGEPTPVLKKSGENVISGTINRNSILKVRAERVGRDTLLAQIIKLVEEAQNTKPPVQRLADTVVTYFIPAVLTIALLSFAYWYFIAGKPVVFAFTAFLSVLVIACPCAFGLATPTALTVGIGKGAELGILIKNGEALEIARKATVVLFDKTGTLTKGKPEVTDVITFDVGERELLELVASAEKRSEHPLGEAIVRKAEELEIEMEEPDEFEAVTGKGVKAKVRGKEVLAGNRRLMVENGISLENVEETIQRLESERKTAIVVAIDGKVEGIIAIADTIKEGAMEAIETLHRMGKKVGMITGDNRRTAEAIGKALGVDYILAEVLPGDKANEVKKLQEKGEVVVFVGDGINDAPALAQADVGIAVGNATDIAMESGDIVLVRNDPRDVVRAIKLSQKTISKIKQNIFWAMFYNTILIPFAAGLAYVLFGVTFRPEWAAGAMSFSSVSVVTNSLMLKRVKV